In the Lactobacillus paragasseri genome, AATTAATGCGCAAATTATTAATTCCAAGAAAATGGCGTCATTTTTTACGTACTGAAAATCAGATTTTAATTAATGGACATTACTTACCACTTAATTTCTTAGTAAAAGCTGGTGACAAGATTGATATTTATCTAGATCATGTCGAAAGTGAACAACAAACTTATACCGCTAGTGGAAGTTTACCTGAAGTTGTATATGAAGATTCAGATATTCTAATAATTGATAAACCCGCTGGGCAAAAAACACACCCGAATTTAAATGAAAAAGACACTGCATTAAATGATTGTGCTACTTATCTAGGCTACAGTCCCTTTATTGTTCACCGCCTTGATATGCTTACAAATGGCTTATTATTAGTGGCTAAAAATCCTGCTGTTGTTCCCATCTTAAACCGGCAATTAACTAATAAAACCTTGCACCGAGAATACTTAGCATGGGTTTCTAAATCAAATCAGTTAAAACAAAGTGGAACAATTTCTTTGCCCATTGGACATGATCCTAATGATCAAAGAAAAAGAATGGTACGACCCGATGGTCAAAAGGCTATTACTCATTATGAAATAGTTAAAGAATGTGAAAATAAGGCACTGGTAAAACTTACTCTAGAAACGGGACGCACACACCAAATTAGAGTTCATTTAGCAGCACTTAACGCCCCTATTATTGGTGATCCTCTGTACAATCCTAATTATCAAAAAGGAGAGGGTTTACAACTAACTGCTTATCAACTTACTTTTATGAGGCCTTTTAAGTTTGAAAGTAAAACTGTTAAATTGAAACAAAAATAAAAGAGATACGCAAAATGCATATCTCTTTTTTCATGTGCCTCAAACAGGAGTCGAACCTGCACTCACTTACGTGAACAGCGACCTGAACGCTGCGCGTCTGCCAATTCCGCCATTGAGGCAACCTCTAGAACATATCTATCATACCAAAAAGTTGGCAAAATTGAAAAGTCAAATAATTTAAAAATAATCTAAGTTGCATTTGCGAACTATTGTTCGTATAATATTAATCAACAAGAACAAGTGTTCAGCTGGAAGGTAATTATTATGTATGACTATCGCTACGAACCGCATCGCTTAATTTTTATGATTGACAATAAAAGTTTTTTTGCCTCTTGTGAGGCGCTTCGTTTAGGTCTTAATCCGATGGAAGCTTGTTTAGCCGTTGTATCTAGGCAGCCAGACAGTTGCTGGGGATCTGGCTTAATTATGGCGGCTTCTCCTTTAGCTAAGAAAAAATATGGTTTGCATAATGTCATGCGTGTTCGCCAGTTGCCACCTAAATGGAAAGCTCCCGATTTAAAGCTAGTTGAACCACATATGAATCTTTATATTAAGCGCAGTATCCAAGTCCTAGATATTTTTAGAAAATATGCAGCTAACGAAGATATCCACATGTATTCTATCGATGAAGGGATAATCGACATGACTGATTCCTGGAGGCTCTTTGGTAATGATCCCTATTATGTTGCCCGTAGAATTCAAAAAGATATCCATGATACTTTAGGCCTTTACACTACTTGCGGGATCGGTGAAAATCCTCTTTTGGCCAAACTAGCAATGGATAATTCTGCTAAACACAAGAAATCAATGCTTGCTTTTTGGCATTATCTTGATGTTCCCGATACTATCTGGAAAATAGAAAAATTAGAAGACGTTTGGGGAATTAATACTCGCACTGCTAATCGTTTAAGAAAAATCGGAATTAACAATATGTATGACTTAGCTCACTCCAAACCCTATCTTCTAAAAAAAGAATTTGGGATTATTGGCGAGCAGTTATTGGCAGAAAGTTGGGGCGTCGATCGTAGTATTATCAGACAAAAATACCACCCCAAAAGTAAAAGCTATGGTAACTCTCAAACTTTAACGCGGGATTATTTCAATCAACGTGAAATAGAACTGGTTATTAGAGAAATTGGTGAACAAGTTGCCGCTCGTATCCGCGCCCATAATTTACGAGCTGGCAAAGTTAGTCTATATATTGGCTTTTCTTTATTTCAATTGGCGGAAACTACTAAGCGCGGTGGTTTTGGCGTTCAACGTAAAATTACCCCAACTAATGTAAACCATGACTTAGTAAAAGAACTGATCGCCCTATTTCGTGAAAACTGGCATAGAGAAAGTGTTCGAACCATTAGTGTTAGCTATACTGACTTATCACCTGATGGTACTCAACAATTAAATATGCTTGAAGACTTTGATCTGCAAATTAAAAGATATAAATTAGACCACATTGTTGACCAAATACGAAAAGAACATGGTTTTACTTCGCTAGTCAAAGCTTCTAGCCTCCTTAAAGGCGCAACTGCTATTGAACGCAGTAATTTAGTTGGCGGTCATAATGGTGGTAACGCCTATGAATAATGCAAATTTTGATAAAGAGATCCAAAATTTCTTCAAAAACTATCACGACCGCGGGATGCAAAAATGGGGTGGTTTTTTCTTAAGCGATCATACTGTTCAAATAAATAAAGATAATCAGAAAGCTAATACTACTTATAAAAAAGAAACAGAAATGGACTTGCAAGAAATAAGTAGAACATTATTGAAAGCTTTTAGCAACCATTATAAAATTCGACTGCAACTTAAAAATCGTAACTATAATAACGAATTTAGAAAAGATATTACTGGTTTTGTTAATGGTTATCATAATAGTCAGATAATTATTTCAGGTTACGCAGTTGAAATTGAGGATATCAATCATGTTGACATATTAAGACCAAATAAAAATGGAATATGAGCTTAACAGCGTTCATATCCCATTTTTATTTATAATTGCTTATTAGTTTTTCCGCTTGTTTGAGAATTGGTAATTCTCGATTAGTAATTAATTGTCCTAATTTGGCATTAGTTTGCTTTTCATACGCATCAACTGCTTCATCATAAGTTAGTTTTAGAGTTGATAAATGAAAATCTTCAATTTCTGCTTGTGTTAAGTGCTTTTTACCAAAAGAATTTATTTTACATAGAAAATAATTATTAATGTTGTGCCGATGAATTAAGTTATAGTAGTCACTTACCACGCCGATTTTACAAAGAATGTCAACATTTGCGCCCAGTTCTTCTTTTAGTTCTCTTTTAAGCGCTGTAGTTAGATCTTCACCTGCTTCAACTCCGCCACCAGATGTTTCAATAAAAGTACCTTTACCGAAATCATCGTCTCTTTGTACTTTTACAAAATAAAAATTCTGTTCATCATCAACCACAATTGCACGAACTATTTGCCGATCATGATCGATATAGGTTTTCGGCCATTGCGTGTCTTGCAATTCGAAATTTAGTTCTGGCATTCTTTCTCCTAATAGTTTATTTTTCAATTTTAATCTTAATTGGCCAAGACAATTTAAAATTCTTGATACTCTTTTTCAAAATTGCCATCACTTCTGAAAAATTATAAATAGTTGCAGAAGCTTTAAAATTCTTATTTTTATTTTGATATTCAAACTTTTTCATACTTTTTCCTTTTCAAACTTCATTTCTACAATCCAAATCCTTCACCCATATAATGATGAAGCAGATAATCAGAAGCCTTCTTCAATGTTAAGTAATTAATATTATTAGAAAACAACATAATCATTTCCTTAGTTTTGTAGTTAGCTACAAAGCAAGAATTATAACCAGGGATACTACCTTCTGCACGAATAACATCCCCTTTAAAGTAAACTCCACCATAGTAAGCTACTGCCTGACGTCTAGCTTGCTGAGCATACTCGTTAATCATCTTAGGATCTTTCAACACTTTGTTATACACAAACTTCCAATAATCATTAGGTGATATAAACAAGTTTCCAGCTCCAAAATCAGATGATGTAGTCACAACTACCTTATGCCAATCGACATTGCTGCTCATTGGTTGAGGAACCTCATTTTGCTTAACTTCAGAATAATCCTTAATTTGACGTAATTTTAACTGCTTAGCAAAATTTTTTTGAATATAGTCGTTATAGCTTATGCCACTTTCTTTACTAATAATCGCTGCTAACAATTCATAATCCACATCTTGATAATCCCAAGTGTGTAAATGATCATTCTGCATGTATTTGAGCATATAAGCAATCTGCTCTTCTTGATTTTTAAGCGGCTCAGACGGACGAGCATTATTAATCAATCCACTTGTATGATTCATTAGTTCATGAATTGTTATATCGCTGCTACCTGAAACTTGTGGATAATATTTAGATAAAGGCGTATTCCAATTTAGCTGACCTTTTTGTTGCAAATTATAAATCGCAGTTCCTGTCATAATCTTTTGAAGAGAAGCAGTTGGAAATAGCTGATTCGCATTCACTATGTCATTTTTGCTAGACGTTTCATTATTTTGAATGACAATTGGCTTGCCATCTTTTCCACTAACAAGCATCACTCCATTGATATGATTTGATTTCATATAATCTTTGAGCAGCTTTTGTGAATTTTTTAATCCAGGATCTATCCTGCTTCCCGAAGGCACAATAAATAAAAACACTGAAAACATACAGAGCGCCAAAAAGATATAGACAATAATTTTTTTATGATGCATAACTATTCCTTTCATTTACCGCGCAAAGTACAATGATGATATTTTTTGCAGAATTTCCTTTTATCACTTTTCTTTAATTGTATGCCTAATCTATCAGTCTACTCAAGCAACCAGCATAAATAAAAAAATGTACTAATCCGATCATTTATGGAAAAGTACACTTTCTACTAGTAAATTTTATTTATGATTTTTTCTCAAGCACCGTCACTGCTTCAACATGAGGAGTTTGGGGAAACATATCCACAGGATCAATCTCGTTAAAATCATAGCCTTGCTCACGGAATAATTGCAGATCTCTAACCATTGTAGCTGGGTTACATGAAATATAAACAATCTTCTTAGGATCAGTTTCAACAGCTGCATCAATAAATTCTGGCGTTAATCCCTTTCTTGGTGGATCAACGAAGATAACATCAGTCTTAAGCCCCTCTTTAGCCCAACGCGGCATTACTTCTTCTGCTTTACCAACAACATATTCAGCATTCATGATCCCATTTAATTTTGCATTTGCATTAGCATCATCAACAGCTGGCTTGATAACTTCCATCCCCTGCACTGCCTTAACATGCTTAGCAACTGACAAGCCAATTGTTCCAATTCCAGAATAAGCATCAATTACCACATCATCTGGTTTAAGATCAGCCTTTTGAATTGCCAAGTCATACAAGCGCGGAGTTTGCAATGAATTAATTTGGAAGAAACTTTGCGGTGAAATTTTAAAACTAACATCTCCAATTTTGTCGGTAATTTGAGGCTCGCCCCAGAGCAAATAGTCTTTTTTGCCCAAAATCACGTTAGTCTTCTTAGGATTATGGTTCAAAACTACGCTTGTAACGCCTTCAATTTCGCTAATTTCTTTAGTTACCTTCTTTAACTGTGGAAAATCCTTGTGTAAACAAACCAAAATTACCATGATTTCCCCAGTAGCCTTTGAACGACGAACATCAAGATAACGCACTTCACCCTTATTGTGGATTTCATCATAGGCTGGGACATGATTCTTTCTTAAAATATCATGAACTTTAATTAAAACTCGGTCAATCTCTGGATCAGTGGTAAAAAAGTTAGTTAACGGAACTAAATCATGCGAATGCTTTCTAAAGAAGCCAATATCAAGCTTGCCGTGAACCTTACGAACTGGTACTTGCGCTTTATTACGATAGCCAGTTTCTTCTGGACTAGGTAAAGTCTGACCAACCTTAATCTTATCTAAATCAGCCTTATGCAATAAGTTCACTACTTGATTGCGTTTAAAATCAAGCTGCTTGTCATACTTGATATGAGCAAGAGATGCTAGACCTGTTTGAACCCATTGACGAAGTTCAACGTTAATTCTATCTGGACTTTCTTTCTTGATTTTTTCAATTTTAGCAAAGGCAAAATTCTTCTTTACCTTTAAAATTTTAGCTGAAACAATTTCACCTGGAAGAGCATTATTTACAAAGACAGTCATACCGTCTAAGTGAGCAACCCCCATTGCTTCATAAGATAGGTCGGTAATTTCTAAGTCGACAATTTGATTTTTTTGCATAATTTCAATCCTTTTTAGATACTTGCTACTATTTTACTAAAAAATATTATTGCTTTTTAAAAGAATAGGCACTAAAGATACTTAAAATAAACCCTAAAATCAAGCTACAAATAATTAAGCTCCAAGTTCCGAAAGCAAAATCACCCTTAAGCCACATATTATTTAAAAGCATTCCCCAATCAAACGGCCACCACATACTAAAAGCTGTCCGACTTAAGAACATTGCCAAAATTGAACTTAAAAATCCAATTCCTAGGGCAAAATATAAGTTAGTAATGCGGCACAGCCATGAATAAAATGGAACTAGCCAAATAGAGGTGAGCAAAATTCCAACTATAGAGCCAGCTATTAATCTAATTTCTTCACTACTTGAAAAAATAAATCGTACACAAATTACCAAAACCAAGAAAACTGCACTCATTAAAATTGTTTGCAACATTCCGTGAATAATGCGACCAATTTCATAAGTAAAAAGATCTTGCGGCGAAGTTAAAATTTCTTTGAATTTTGTAGCTTGTTTTTGATAATACGTACTAATTCCGATTACGAGAGCAATTGACATATTTAACCAAAAATAACTCCATTGTCCCATCATTAATTGCACTGAATATTGATTATCCCAGAAGACAGCAGTCATCATCAAAATGGCAATTAATGGCAAAAGCCAAACTAGTGAGCGAACAACAGTATGCTTTGTTTTTAAAAACTCAACTTTTAAAATATTAGTCATGCTTTATGCCTGCCTTTTCTAGAGTTGAAATAAATAGGTCCTCTAAATCTGTCTTCTGGTCATAATCCTCTTCCAGCAACAGCTCACCATTACCCAAGATTGCAATGCGATCAGCTACTTTTTGAATTTCAGAAAGCATGTGACTAGCAATAATGATTGTTTTACCTTGCTTTTTTTCTAGCATTAAAAGTTCACGTAATTCATGAATTCCAAATGTATCAAGGCCATTTGTTGGTTCATCCAAAACTACTAAATCTGGGTTTCCCATAAAAGCGAGCGCAATACCAAGCCGTTGGCGCATCCCTGTTGAAAAGCCTTTAACCTTTTCCTGATTATGATCGCCAAAACCGAGCATGTTCAAGATTTGCTCTTGATCCTTATTTTCAACATGGTGCAGCTTTAATTTCAATTTGATATTATCTTCAACAGTTAAATTATCAAATAAGCCTGGTTCTTCGATTAATGAACCAATAGTTTTTAAATCTTCTCGCTTCCAGTTTTCACCCTTAAAATTAATATCGCCTTCAGTTGGCTTTTCAATTCCACTAATCATTTTCAAAAGAGTTGACTTACCAGCTCCATTTGGTCCCATAATGCAGTAAATTTTTCCTTCAGGAACATGAATATTGATTTGATTCAAAACATGTTTATTTTTGAAGTTTTTGCCTAATTCTTTGGTGGTTAAAATATCAGTCATCTTAATCCCTCAATTTATATTTATACTTTTTCTATACCTATCTATTTTACCGCTCAAAGTGCATAATTCGAAATTCTAATCATTTTTATTAATAAATTCATTGACATCTTTTTTTAAGCTTGTTATCATAATTGCAACAATTATCGTCACAGTAGTGCTTATGTTAAGCGTCAGAGAGCTGGTGGTAAAGTGCGAACCAGTCAGGCATAAGTTACGAATTACAGCGATCAATCTTTTATTCGGCCACAATCAGTGCCGTTATCACCTGATGAGAGTGCTGCAAACATGCAGTAGATAGGTGGTACCACGGTAATGCGTCCTGTTGATTAATTTCAACAGGGCTTTTTTTATGGAGGATTATTTATGAAAAAGAAAGTATCTTTTCTAGAAGCAATTATTATTTTACTTTTGCTTTTAATTATTCTAGGCATTTCAGTAATTAAATTTGGTTTAATGCCAGAAGTTCCAGTTTTATTCACCGTTTGCTTATTAGTCTTCTGGCTCAGACTACGTGGAAATGACTGGGCTTCTATTCAAGATGGAATCAAGGAAGGAATTGGCGTTGCTATTATTCCAATCTTTATTTTTATCCTAATTGGGGCCTTGATTGGCTTATGGATCAAGGGCAGTATCATCCCTTCAATTATGGTTCTTGGCTTTCACTTAATTAGCGGACAATTCTTCGTTCCTTCTGTCTTTATTGTTTGCTCAATCGTGGGGCTAGCGATCGGAAGCGGCTTTACTACAATTTCAACCGTTGGAATTGCCCTCTTCGGAATTGGTGCCAGCATGAATGCCAATCCTGCTCTTGTTGCTGGAGCAATCATTTCTGGAGCCGTATTTGGCGATAAAATGTCTCCTTTATCCGACTCTACCAACCTTTCTTCTGCTGTTGCAGAAAGTGAATTATTCGCCCATATTAAAAATATGATGTGGTCAACAATCCCTGCTTTTATCGTTTCTTTAATTCTTTTTTGGATTTTAGGAAATAGTGGCTCAATTGATGCTTCAAAGATTAATCATACTGTCGCAGTTTTACAGCATAACTTCATTATTACTTGGTGGGCAATCATTCCAATTATCTTAATGTTAATTTGTGCCTGGAGAAAAATCCCCGCTATTCCTACTTTATTTTTAAATATTGCTGTTACTGTCATTATGATTTTTATTCAAAATCCTCATCAATCTCTTACTGACTTAACTAACCTCATTATGAAAGGGTTCGTTGCCAAAACTAGCGACTCATCAGTGAACGCTTTGCTGACTCGGGGTGGTATTTCCAGCATGATGGATACGGTTGGCTTAATTATTGCTACCTTATCTCTTGGTGGTTTATTAATGAAATTTAACATTGTTCAAACTGCCATGGAGCCTCTAGTTGAACACCTTAAAAAGCCTGGTCGTTTAGTAATTACTACCATTCTTTCAGGTATCTGCATTAATTTATTTGTCGGTGAACAATACCTATCTGTTATCTTGCCAGGACGCGCCTTCAAGCAAGCATATGACAGAATTGGTCTTGCACCCCTTGCTCTCAGTCGTGTTCTTGAAGATGGAGGCAGTGTAATTAACTACCTAATTCCTTGGGGAGTAGCTGGTTCTTTTGCAGCTTCTACTCTTGGAGTTCCAGTTTTAGCCTTTATTCCATTCACATTCTTTAGCTTACTTTCTCCTGTCTTTTCAATTCTTTCTGGGGTCACCGGAATTGGTTTAAAATGGCAAAATAAGGCTGAAAAATAATTTATCGTTAATAAAATCCGTACTATATGCGCTTACATAGCAAAATAGTACGGATTTTTCATTGACGAAACTTTTAATACATTGTAAATTATTAGTAATTAAAAACATATTAAAGGAGGAATTTGATGGAAACAAATCATTTTCTAGTACTACAAACCGACTTCGGCTTAAAAGATGGTGCTGTTAGCGCCATGCACGGCGTAGCTCATTTGGTTGCTCCGCACGTTGTTGTTTCAGATTTAACTCATGAGATTCCGCCTTATGATATTTGGGCTGCATCTTACCGCCTCTATCAGACAATCAAGTATTGGCCAAAAGGCACAACTTTTGTTTCGGTAGTTGATCCAGGTGTTGGTTCAGATCGAAAGAGTATTGCAGTTAAAACCAAAAGCGGACATTTTATTATTACACCTGATAACGGCTCATTAACTCATGTTGCAACTTATATGGGACTTGAAGAAGTAAGAGAAATCGATGAACAAAAGAATCGTCTTCCTTATTCTTCAGAAAGTAACACCTTCCACGGCCGTGATATTTATGCTTACAATGGTGCCCTTCTAGCTGATGGTGAAAAATCCTTTGAAGATCTAGGAGAGCCATTAGATCCAGCTTCAGTTGTAAAATTACCACTTACTGAAGCTATATTAGAAAATAATCATCTAAAGGGATCAATTGATGTATTGGATATTCGCTTTGGTTCTTTATGGACGAATATTCCTTATGACTTAGTTAAAAAAGCTGATATCAAACGCGGCGACAAACTTACCGTCACAATTACTTATCAAGGTCAAACTTATTATCATGATACAATACCTTTTGTTACATCATTTGCTGATGTAGCAATCAAAGATCCTTTGATGTACATCAATTCATTAGTCAATGTAGGTATTGCGCTAAATCAAGCTTCATTTGCCGATACCTACAAAATTGGTACTGGAAATGATTGGAAAATTGATTTAACTAGAGAATAATTTATTTACGGGGGAAAAATTATGAACAAGCAAAAAGGTTTATCAGTAAAAAGCGTCGTTGCAATTGGTATCGGAGCAGCAATCTATGTTATTTTGGCACGTTTCACATCAATTCCAACTGGAATTCCAAACACTAATATTGAAATTGTCTACCCATTCTTAGCTTTACTTGCCACTATTTACGGACCTGTTGTCGGCTTTTCTGTTGGTTTCATCGGCCATGCACTAGGTGACTTCTTAATGTATGGTCAAACTTGGTGGAGCTGGGTTTTAGCTACAGCTGTTTTAGGTTTGATCATCGGTCTTTACGGTATGCGCCTTGACTTAGATAATGGTGTCTTCACTGTTAAGCAAATGGTTGGCTTCAACGTGGTCCAAATCATCGCTAACGTTATTTCCTGGTTAGTAATCGCACCAGTTGGCGATATCTTAATCTACAGCGAACCTCAAAACAAGGTCTTCTTACAAGGAGCCACTGCAACCATCACTAATTCACTTGCTATTCTTATTTTAGGAACCATCTTGCTTAAAGCTTACGCAGCAACTAAAGTTAAGAAAGGTAGTTTACGTAAAGACTAATCACGAAAGGTTACTCAATTAATGACAGAACCGATTATTGAATTTAAAGATTTTTCATTTAAATACAATAGCCAAGCTGAACCCACTCTTAAAAAGATTAATCTCAAAATTAATAAGGGTGAGAAAATTCTCTTGGCCGGACCTTCAGGCAGCGGCAAATCTACAATTGGTCGCTGCCTTAATGGTCTTATTCCAAATATTGATCAAGGCAACATCACAGGTAAATGCTTAGTAAACGGAAAAGATATTACTAAAACTAGTCTTTTTGACTTTTCATTTACTACTTCCACAATCTTACAAGATGCGGATAGCCAATTTATTGGTCTAACAGTTGGCGAAGATATTGCTTTTGCTCTTGAAAATGATTGCCAGCCTAAAGCCAAAATGCATCACACTGTAAACCAATGGGCGGAAGAACTCCAAATTAAAGAGCTTCTTAAACAATCGCCGCAAAGCCTTTCTGGCGGTCAAAAACAAATTGTTGCCCTAGCCGGCGTCTTGGTCGATGAATCACCAATTTTACTTTTCGACGAACCGCTTGCTAACCTTGATCCTGCTTCCGGACTCAAAACAATGGCTATTATCGATAAAATCCAAAAAGAACTTAATGCCACAGTTATTATTATTGAGCACCGTGTCGAAGAAGTTTTGAGTCAGCCAATTGATAGAATAGTTTTAGTTAATGATGGTCAAATTGTCGCCGATGAGCCTACTAATCAACTTCTTCATGAGAATAGTTTAGAAAAAATTGGCGTTCGTCAGCCGCTTTATTTAAAAGCGATGACAGCCGCAGGTATTAACTTAAGTTCAATTAAAAAGCTAGATAAAATTGCAGACTTACCTACTTCTGACTCAATTAGCCAAGAATTAGAAAATTGGGTTGATCAAGTTCCAGTTAAAGAAAGTACAGCTACTCATCAACCTTTATTAAAACTAGACCATGTCGGCCACCAATATAATAAAAATCAGCCTTATCCTTTAAAGGACGTTTCTGCTACCATCAATCAAGGCGATTTTATCTCAATTGTCGGTCAAAATGGTGCCGGTAAAACCACTTTATGTCGCATCATTTGTGGTTTTATTTCTAATGAAGGCAAAATTACACTTAAAGACCAAGATCTAGCTAATTTATCAATTAAAGAAAGAGCCGAAAAAATTGGCTATGTAATGCAAGATCCTAATCAAATGATCTCGCAAAAAATGATTTTTGATGAAATAGCTTTAGGATTACGTCTGCGTAACGTAGATGAAGAAACGATCAAACAAAAAGTAAATCAAACTTTAAAAATTTGCGGTCTTTATCCTTTCAGGCACTGGCCAATTTCTGCTCTTAGTTTTGGGCAGAAAAAACGTGTAACAATCGCTTCAATTTTAGTCTTAGAACCAGAAATCATTATTCTAGATGAGCCAACTGCTGGTCAAGATTGGAAGACATATACCGAAATTATGGGCTTTTTAAAACACTTGAACAAGCTAGGCAAGACCATCATTATCATCACGCACGATATGCACTTAATGCTCGAATATACTACACGCTCGCTTGCCTTCACTAAAGGAAAACTAATCGCTGATACAAGCCCGATTGAATTACTAACTAATCCTAAACTAATTAAAGAAGCGTCTTTAAAGAGAACGAGCTTATTTGAACTTGCGCAGCATTACGACTTGCCTGATCCAAATAAATTTGTGCAAGCCTACATTAATTCTGAACAAAAGAACTGGAAGGATGAAGATTATGAATGATAGTAAAATTTTAGGCTACCAGCCAGGGAATAGTTTTATCCATGCCTTGAATGCTACTACAAAGATGATCTTTTTAATTCTAGTTTCAGTTGCTTGCATGGTTACTTATGACACTCGCTTCTTAATTGCAATCTGTATCCTATCCTTGATCTTACTAAAAATAGCAGGTATTAGATGGAAACAGGTTTCTTTCATTGTTAAGTTCATTATTGTTTTTGCCATAATTAATATCTTGGCGGTTTTCATCTTTCAACCCACTTATGGCGAAAGCTTATACCATTCAAGAACAGTTTTAATCAATGCGGGATACTTTACCTTAACTGCTCAGGAATTATTTTATTTGCTTAACGTTAGTCTGAAGTATATCTGCTCTATTCCCCTAGTTCTGCTCTTTTTATTAACAACCAATCCTAGTCAATTTGCTGCTAGCTTAAATAAAATTGGTGTCAGCTACAAGGTTTCTTATGCTGTTTCTTTAGCCTTGCGCTATATCCCTAATATCCAGGAAAGTTACTGGTCAATTTCTGCTGCTCAACAAGCACGGGGAAATGAACTTTCTAAAAAAGCATCTCTTGGCAAGCGAATCCATGGAACATTAAACATT is a window encoding:
- the rlmD gene encoding 23S rRNA (uracil(1939)-C(5))-methyltransferase RlmD, with amino-acid sequence MQKNQIVDLEITDLSYEAMGVAHLDGMTVFVNNALPGEIVSAKILKVKKNFAFAKIEKIKKESPDRINVELRQWVQTGLASLAHIKYDKQLDFKRNQVVNLLHKADLDKIKVGQTLPSPEETGYRNKAQVPVRKVHGKLDIGFFRKHSHDLVPLTNFFTTDPEIDRVLIKVHDILRKNHVPAYDEIHNKGEVRYLDVRRSKATGEIMVILVCLHKDFPQLKKVTKEISEIEGVTSVVLNHNPKKTNVILGKKDYLLWGEPQITDKIGDVSFKISPQSFFQINSLQTPRLYDLAIQKADLKPDDVVIDAYSGIGTIGLSVAKHVKAVQGMEVIKPAVDDANANAKLNGIMNAEYVVGKAEEVMPRWAKEGLKTDVIFVDPPRKGLTPEFIDAAVETDPKKIVYISCNPATMVRDLQLFREQGYDFNEIDPVDMFPQTPHVEAVTVLEKKS
- a CDS encoding RluA family pseudouridine synthase, which encodes MTSYHYFLTYPANLGPISVDELMRKLLIPRKWRHFLRTENQILINGHYLPLNFLVKAGDKIDIYLDHVESEQQTYTASGSLPEVVYEDSDILIIDKPAGQKTHPNLNEKDTALNDCATYLGYSPFIVHRLDMLTNGLLLVAKNPAVVPILNRQLTNKTLHREYLAWVSKSNQLKQSGTISLPIGHDPNDQRKRMVRPDGQKAITHYEIVKECENKALVKLTLETGRTHQIRVHLAALNAPIIGDPLYNPNYQKGEGLQLTAYQLTFMRPFKFESKTVKLKQK
- a CDS encoding MFS transporter permease, whose amino-acid sequence is MTNILKVEFLKTKHTVVRSLVWLLPLIAILMMTAVFWDNQYSVQLMMGQWSYFWLNMSIALVIGISTYYQKQATKFKEILTSPQDLFTYEIGRIIHGMLQTILMSAVFLVLVICVRFIFSSSEEIRLIAGSIVGILLTSIWLVPFYSWLCRITNLYFALGIGFLSSILAMFLSRTAFSMWWPFDWGMLLNNMWLKGDFAFGTWSLIICSLILGFILSIFSAYSFKKQ
- a CDS encoding NUDIX domain-containing protein: MPELNFELQDTQWPKTYIDHDRQIVRAIVVDDEQNFYFVKVQRDDDFGKGTFIETSGGGVEAGEDLTTALKRELKEELGANVDILCKIGVVSDYYNLIHRHNINNYFLCKINSFGKKHLTQAEIEDFHLSTLKLTYDEAVDAYEKQTNAKLGQLITNRELPILKQAEKLISNYK
- a CDS encoding serine hydrolase domain-containing protein, with product MHHKKIIVYIFLALCMFSVFLFIVPSGSRIDPGLKNSQKLLKDYMKSNHINGVMLVSGKDGKPIVIQNNETSSKNDIVNANQLFPTASLQKIMTGTAIYNLQQKGQLNWNTPLSKYYPQVSGSSDITIHELMNHTSGLINNARPSEPLKNQEEQIAYMLKYMQNDHLHTWDYQDVDYELLAAIISKESGISYNDYIQKNFAKQLKLRQIKDYSEVKQNEVPQPMSSNVDWHKVVVTTSSDFGAGNLFISPNDYWKFVYNKVLKDPKMINEYAQQARRQAVAYYGGVYFKGDVIRAEGSIPGYNSCFVANYKTKEMIMLFSNNINYLTLKKASDYLLHHYMGEGFGL
- a CDS encoding ABC transporter ATP-binding protein; this translates as MTDILTTKELGKNFKNKHVLNQINIHVPEGKIYCIMGPNGAGKSTLLKMISGIEKPTEGDINFKGENWKREDLKTIGSLIEEPGLFDNLTVEDNIKLKLKLHHVENKDQEQILNMLGFGDHNQEKVKGFSTGMRQRLGIALAFMGNPDLVVLDEPTNGLDTFGIHELRELLMLEKKQGKTIIIASHMLSEIQKVADRIAILGNGELLLEEDYDQKTDLEDLFISTLEKAGIKHD
- a CDS encoding Y-family DNA polymerase, which encodes MYDYRYEPHRLIFMIDNKSFFASCEALRLGLNPMEACLAVVSRQPDSCWGSGLIMAASPLAKKKYGLHNVMRVRQLPPKWKAPDLKLVEPHMNLYIKRSIQVLDIFRKYAANEDIHMYSIDEGIIDMTDSWRLFGNDPYYVARRIQKDIHDTLGLYTTCGIGENPLLAKLAMDNSAKHKKSMLAFWHYLDVPDTIWKIEKLEDVWGINTRTANRLRKIGINNMYDLAHSKPYLLKKEFGIIGEQLLAESWGVDRSIIRQKYHPKSKSYGNSQTLTRDYFNQREIELVIREIGEQVAARIRAHNLRAGKVSLYIGFSLFQLAETTKRGGFGVQRKITPTNVNHDLVKELIALFRENWHRESVRTISVSYTDLSPDGTQQLNMLEDFDLQIKRYKLDHIVDQIRKEHGFTSLVKASSLLKGATAIERSNLVGGHNGGNAYE